In the Phycisphaerales bacterium genome, CGCATCTGCATCGTTGTCTTCTGTCTCTAGCTCATAATGCCAGTCTGTTTCACTCGTGAGATTGACTGGTAGTAACTCAGCGATAAAGTCTGGCCCCGGCAGATCCCAAAGTGGTCCGGGAGCATCGCCAGATGTCGAAAGAGGCTCATACCCCTTCTTAAGCAGTCGGACGTCGTAAGTGCCGTAGTAAGTAATATCAACATCAACTGGCGTACGCCCGACTTCACGATCATTGAGATAGACCAAGGCGCCGGGCGGCGATGAAGTGATATTGAGCTTGCGACGAACGCA is a window encoding:
- a CDS encoding PEGA domain-containing protein, giving the protein MNCIDRLLSKACLQTIVCTFVIGACFSTLGCVRRKLNITSSPPGALVYLNDREVGRTPVDVDITYYGTYDVRLLKKGYEPLSTSGDAPGPLWDLPGPDFIAELLPVNLTSETDWHYELETEDNDADALLKRAEELRNSFQEALSEEATDPAKPISDIHKEDQPPAGLQMIDLAEPDGEAIQPAQDNGAEETTP